One Polaribacter sp. KT25b DNA segment encodes these proteins:
- a CDS encoding sigma-54 dependent transcriptional regulator: MKGILLVEDDVSFSEMLKQFLKRHKYVVDVSYNIKNALQQLENKHYDLVFTDLRLPDGDGITLLKQIKLSNNAVPVVLMTSYAEVSTAVEAMKQGAFDYISKPFNPSEVLEVISNVLEEKTNHTENQHKKQEKSKSKIDFVKGISNSSKVLDEYICLVAPINMSVLITGESGTGKEVVAKTIHLKSPRSNKPFIAVDCGAIPREIASSEFFGHKKGSFTGANDDKIGHFESANGGTLFLDEVGNLTYENQVQLLRALQERRIKPIGSSKEIEVDIRLITATNEDLLTAVEKGDFREDLYHRLNEFSIKVPNLKDRTDDLILYADFFLNKANKQLNKSVIGFSKEVLTIFQNYQWPGNLRELSNVVKRATLLTKSEIIDVDVLPSELTKVKESNILSNKFSKKENEKALIISVLKEVDNNKTQASKLLNITRKTLYNKMKEYNIN, from the coding sequence ATGAAAGGGATTTTATTAGTAGAAGATGATGTATCATTTTCAGAAATGTTAAAGCAGTTTTTAAAACGTCACAAATATGTTGTTGATGTAAGTTATAATATAAAAAACGCCTTACAGCAATTAGAAAATAAACATTACGATTTAGTCTTTACAGATTTAAGACTGCCTGATGGTGACGGAATTACACTTTTAAAACAAATAAAACTTAGCAATAATGCAGTTCCTGTAGTTTTAATGACTAGTTATGCTGAGGTTTCTACAGCTGTTGAAGCTATGAAGCAAGGCGCTTTTGATTATATTTCTAAACCTTTTAATCCAAGTGAGGTTTTAGAAGTGATTAGCAATGTTTTAGAGGAGAAAACGAATCACACAGAAAATCAACATAAAAAACAGGAAAAAAGTAAATCGAAAATAGATTTTGTAAAGGGAATTAGTAATTCTTCAAAAGTCTTAGACGAATATATTTGTTTAGTTGCACCTATTAATATGTCTGTGCTTATAACTGGTGAAAGCGGAACAGGAAAAGAAGTGGTTGCAAAAACAATTCATTTAAAAAGTCCTAGAAGTAATAAACCATTTATTGCTGTTGATTGTGGTGCAATACCTAGAGAAATAGCATCTAGCGAATTTTTTGGTCATAAAAAAGGTTCTTTTACGGGCGCAAATGATGATAAAATAGGTCATTTTGAATCTGCAAATGGTGGCACACTTTTTTTAGATGAAGTTGGTAATTTAACCTACGAAAATCAAGTGCAATTGTTACGTGCATTGCAAGAAAGAAGAATTAAACCTATTGGCAGTAGTAAAGAAATTGAAGTTGATATTCGTTTAATTACGGCAACAAATGAAGATTTGCTTACAGCAGTTGAAAAAGGAGATTTTAGAGAAGATTTGTATCATCGTTTAAATGAGTTTTCTATTAAAGTGCCTAATTTAAAAGATAGAACCGATGATCTAATTTTATATGCCGATTTCTTTTTAAATAAGGCAAACAAACAGCTAAATAAATCGGTAATAGGTTTTTCTAAAGAGGTGTTAACCATTTTTCAAAATTATCAATGGCCAGGTAATTTGCGCGAATTATCTAATGTTGTAAAAAGAGCAACTTTATTAACCAAATCAGAAATTATTGATGTTGATGTTTTACCTAGTGAATTAACTAAAGTTAAAGAAAGTAATATCTTATCAAATAAGTTTTCTAAAAAAGAAAACGAGAAAGCGTTGATTATAAGTGTGCTAAAAGAAGTAGATAATAATAAAACTCA
- the apaG gene encoding Co2+/Mg2+ efflux protein ApaG, with product MVEQITKGIKISVKTKYNGIKYLNHRLFYAFSYFITIENKSSETVQLTTRFWEIIDSLNDTEIVEGEGVVGQTPILQPNDNYTYSSGCYLESSIGAMKGYYIMKDCNTLEEFKVFIPTFQLTNPVLSN from the coding sequence ATGGTAGAACAAATTACAAAAGGGATTAAAATTTCTGTAAAAACAAAATACAATGGTATAAAATACCTTAACCATAGGTTGTTTTACGCTTTTTCTTATTTTATCACTATCGAAAATAAATCTTCAGAAACTGTACAATTAACCACTCGTTTTTGGGAAATTATAGATTCACTTAACGACACAGAAATTGTAGAAGGCGAAGGAGTCGTTGGGCAAACACCTATTTTACAGCCTAATGACAATTACACATATAGTTCTGGGTGTTATTTAGAATCATCAATCGGTGCAATGAAAGGATATTATATTATGAAAGATTGCAACACTTTAGAAGAATTTAAAGTATTTATACCAACTTTTCAATTAACAAATCCTGTATTATCAAACTAA